The following are encoded together in the Salvia hispanica cultivar TCC Black 2014 chromosome 6, UniMelb_Shisp_WGS_1.0, whole genome shotgun sequence genome:
- the LOC125195784 gene encoding tryptophan synthase beta chain 1, with the protein MAFAASSSPAASARSSAQSDLAFRIPSNPPKFAKFAPSISRRTPPISCKMAATAVDKELDAEALQRPDAFGRFGRFGGKYVPETLMAALTELEAAFNSLATDHEFQKELDGILKDYVGRESPLYFAERLTEHYKRHDGTGPHVYLKREDLNHTGAHKINNAVAQALLAKRLGKKRIIAETGAGQHGVATATVCARFGLECIIYMGAQDMERQALNVFRMRLLGAEVRAVHSGTATLKDATSEAIRDWVTNVETTHYILGSVAGPHPYPMMVREFHKVIGQETRKQALEKWGGKPDVIVACIGGGSNAMGIFHEFVEDKDVRLIGVEAAGFGLDSGKHAATLTKGEIGVLHGAMSYLLQDEDGQIIEPHSISAGLDYPGVGPEHSFLKDLGRAEYHSITDEEALEAFKRLSRLEGIIPALETSHALAYLEKLCPTLPDGTKVVLNCSGRGDKDVNTAINYLKL; encoded by the exons ATGGCCTTCGCTGCTTCTTCATCCCCCGCCGCCTCAGCTCGCTCCAGCGCCCAATCTGACCTCGCATTCCGCATCCCTTCCAATCCGCCCAAATTCGCCAAATTCGCCCCTTCCATTTCCCGCCGCACCCCTCCAATTTCCTGCAAGAtggcggcgacggcggtggACAAGGAGCTCGACGCGGAGGCGCTGCAGCGGCCTGATGCTTTCGGCCGCTTCGGGAGATTTGGCGGCAAGTATGTCCCCGAGACGCTGATGGCTGCTCTCACGGAGCTCGAGGCCGCCTTCAATTCCCTCGCCACCGACCATGAATTTCAG AAAGAGCTTGATGGGATATTGAAAGACTATGTTGGAAGAGAAAGCCCTCTTTATTTTGCTGAACGACTCACAGAGCACTACAAGCGCCATGATGGAACAGGGCCTCACGTGTATCTTAAAAGGGAAGACCTAAATCATACCGGTGCCCACAAAATTAACAATGCTGTTGCCCAGGCTTTGCTTGCTAAGCGTCTCGGAAAGAAGCGCATCATTGCTGAAACTGGAGCTGGTCAGCATGGTGTTGCTACTGCTACTGTTTGTGCTCGATTTGGCTTGGAATGCATCATCTACATGGGTGCTCAAGATATGGAGAGACAGGCCCTTAATGTCTTCAGAATGCGACTTCTTGGTGCTGAG GTTAGAGCAGTTCATTCTGGGACTGCAACTCTGAAGGATGCCACATCCGAAGCTATACGAGATTGGGTGACCAACGTGGAAACTACTCATTACATCTTGGGATCTGTGGCCGGGCCACATCCATATCCCATGATGGTGAGGGAGTTCCATAAGGTGATTGGCCAAGAAACCAGGAAGCAGGCCTTGGAAAAATGGGGTGGCAAACCTGATGTGATTGTTGCTTGTATTGGCGGGGGTTCAAATGCAATGGGAATCTTTCACGAATTTGTTGAGGATAAGGACGTCAGGCTGATTGGCGTGGAGGCAGCTGGCTTTGGCTTAGACAGCGGCAAGCATGCCGCCACTTTGACTAAAGGAGAGATCGGGGTCCTGCACGGAGCCATGAGTTACTTGTTGCAAGATGAAGATGGACAGATAATCGAGCCACATTCTATCAGTGCTGG gctgGACTACCCTGGGGTTGGACCGGAGCACAGCTTCCTCAAAGATCTGGGACGGGCCGAGTATCATAGCATCACTGATGAGGAGGCATTAGAAG CGTTTAAGAGATTGTCGAGGCTAGAGGGCATTATCCCGGCACTGGAGACGTCTCATGCACTAGCGTATCTGGAGAAGCTATGCCCGACGCTGCCGGATGGAACTAAAGTCGTGCTCAACTGCAGTGGGAGAGGAGATAAGGATGTCAATACAGCCATCAACTATTTAAAGCTTTGA